In the genome of Ictalurus furcatus strain D&B chromosome 13, Billie_1.0, whole genome shotgun sequence, one region contains:
- the LOC128616685 gene encoding pancreatic secretory granule membrane major glycoprotein GP2-like isoform X7, producing MGCSLLPCLAILLFMSLEAPGFIAHPLIAEEGSGETAYMQPVITAEEGSGETTAEEGSGETTAEEGSGETTAEEGSGETTAEEGSGETTAEEGSGETTAHCQNLNCASDEVCRQINGVYGCACGYITTQSPNIYDAIETCSGSTGSLSLSRCELFEDGYSADNLHMKDSNCKGELQDNRLVFSFDSNVNMCGTTLENNDTHIIFSNNVGTTEGLAVISRVGGLNINFSCVYPLIQSISMPTDIEAIGGVISKYLSTEGSYQITMIPYTDDTFQVPLFGNVTLEVNHQMYIAVQVDQFDRTQIGLVLDSCWATPINQTDYSVHWDLISNECPNPNDGTVAVLQNGVSTTSYFSFRMFTFTGFSTKIYLHCQVHLCLLETGSCAQPCPGDLSRRRRAVDFYDSAAITMKF from the exons ATGGGGTGTTCACTTCTGCCATGTCTGGCTATCCTGCTCTTTATGA GTTTGGAGGCACCAGGATTTATTGCACATCCACTAATAG CTGAGGAGGGATCAGGAGAAACTGCATATATGCAACCAGTAATAACAG CTGAGGAGGGATCAGGAGAAACTACAG CTGAGGAGGGATCAGGAGAAACTACAG CTGAGGAGGGATCAGGAGAAACTACAG CTGAGGAGGGATCAGGAGAAACTACAG CTGAGGAGGGATCAGGAGAAACTACAG CTGAGGAGGGATCAGGAGAAACTACAG CACACTGTCAGAACCTCAACTGTGCTTCGGATGAAGTCTGTAGGCAGATAAATGGCGTTTATGGCTGTGCCTGTGGGTACATTACAACGCAAAGCCCGAATATTTATG ACGCCATTGAGACATGTTCAGGAAGTACTGGATCACTGTCTCTTTCTCGCTGTGAGCTCTTTGAAGACGGATATTCTGCAGATAATCTCCACATGAAAGACTCAAACTGCAAAGGGGAGCTCCAAGATAACAGGCTGGTGTTCAGCTTTGACAGTAATGTCAACATGTGTGGCACAACTCTGGAG aATAACGACACACACATTATCTTCAGTAACAATGTTGGGACGACTGAAGGGCTGGCTGTGATCAGTCGTGTTGGCGGCCTCAACATCAACTTTTCCTGTGTGTATCCACTCATCCAGAGCATCTCCATGCCCACGGACATCGAAGCCATAGGAGG TGTAATCAGCAAGTATCTGTCTACTGAGGGCTCATACCAGATCACCATGATCCCGTATACCGATGATACATTCCAGGTTCCACTCTTTGGCAATGTGACCCTAGAAGTGAACCATCAGATGTATATAGCTGTGCAAGTGGATCAGTTCGACAGAACTCAAATCGGGCTTGTGCTGGACAGCTGCTGGGCCACGCCCATCAACCAGACTGATTATTCCGTCCACTGGGACCTGATCAGTAACGA GTGTCCGAACCCCAATGATGGCACAGTGGCAGTGTTGCAGAACGGTGTCTCCACGACCAGCTACTTCTCCTTCAGGATGTTCACATTCACTGGCTTCTCCACCAAGATCTACCTGCACTGCCAGGTCCATCTCTGTCTGCTAGAGACAGGCAGCTGTGCACAG CCATGCCCTGGAGATCTTTCCAGAAGACGCCGAGCTGTAGATTTCTATGATTCAGCTGCCATTACCATGAAAttctga
- the LOC128616685 gene encoding pancreatic secretory granule membrane major glycoprotein GP2-like isoform X49, whose product MGCSLLPCLAILLFMSLEAPGFIAHPLIAEEGSGETAYMQPVITAEEGSGVTTAEEGSGETTAHCQNLNCASDEVCRQINGVYGCACGYITTQSPNIYDAIETCSGSTGSLSLSRCELFEDGYSADNLHMKDSNCKGELQDNRLVFSFDSNVNMCGTTLENNDTHIIFSNNVGTTEGLAVISRVGGLNINFSCVYPLIQSISMPTDIEAIGGVISKYLSTEGSYQITMIPYTDDTFQVPLFGNVTLEVNHQMYIAVQVDQFDRTQIGLVLDSCWATPINQTDYSVHWDLISNECPNPNDGTVAVLQNGVSTTSYFSFRMFTFTGFSTKIYLHCQVHLCLLETGSCAQPCPGDLSRRRRAVDFYDSAAITMKF is encoded by the exons ATGGGGTGTTCACTTCTGCCATGTCTGGCTATCCTGCTCTTTATGA GTTTGGAGGCACCAGGATTTATTGCACATCCACTAATAG CTGAGGAGGGATCAGGAGAAACTGCATATATGCAACCAGTAATAACAG CTGAGGAGGGATCAGGAGTAACTACAG CTGAGGAGGGATCAGGAGAAACTACAG CACACTGTCAGAACCTCAACTGTGCTTCGGATGAAGTCTGTAGGCAGATAAATGGCGTTTATGGCTGTGCCTGTGGGTACATTACAACGCAAAGCCCGAATATTTATG ACGCCATTGAGACATGTTCAGGAAGTACTGGATCACTGTCTCTTTCTCGCTGTGAGCTCTTTGAAGACGGATATTCTGCAGATAATCTCCACATGAAAGACTCAAACTGCAAAGGGGAGCTCCAAGATAACAGGCTGGTGTTCAGCTTTGACAGTAATGTCAACATGTGTGGCACAACTCTGGAG aATAACGACACACACATTATCTTCAGTAACAATGTTGGGACGACTGAAGGGCTGGCTGTGATCAGTCGTGTTGGCGGCCTCAACATCAACTTTTCCTGTGTGTATCCACTCATCCAGAGCATCTCCATGCCCACGGACATCGAAGCCATAGGAGG TGTAATCAGCAAGTATCTGTCTACTGAGGGCTCATACCAGATCACCATGATCCCGTATACCGATGATACATTCCAGGTTCCACTCTTTGGCAATGTGACCCTAGAAGTGAACCATCAGATGTATATAGCTGTGCAAGTGGATCAGTTCGACAGAACTCAAATCGGGCTTGTGCTGGACAGCTGCTGGGCCACGCCCATCAACCAGACTGATTATTCCGTCCACTGGGACCTGATCAGTAACGA GTGTCCGAACCCCAATGATGGCACAGTGGCAGTGTTGCAGAACGGTGTCTCCACGACCAGCTACTTCTCCTTCAGGATGTTCACATTCACTGGCTTCTCCACCAAGATCTACCTGCACTGCCAGGTCCATCTCTGTCTGCTAGAGACAGGCAGCTGTGCACAG CCATGCCCTGGAGATCTTTCCAGAAGACGCCGAGCTGTAGATTTCTATGATTCAGCTGCCATTACCATGAAAttctga
- the LOC128616685 gene encoding pancreatic secretory granule membrane major glycoprotein GP2-like isoform X41, which translates to MGCSLLPCLAILLFMSLEAPGFIAHPLIAEEGSGETAYMQPVITAEEGSGVTTAEEGSGETTAEEGSGETTAHCQNLNCASDEVCRQINGVYGCACGYITTQSPNIYDAIETCSGSTGSLSLSRCELFEDGYSADNLHMKDSNCKGELQDNRLVFSFDSNVNMCGTTLENNDTHIIFSNNVGTTEGLAVISRVGGLNINFSCVYPLIQSISMPTDIEAIGGVISKYLSTEGSYQITMIPYTDDTFQVPLFGNVTLEVNHQMYIAVQVDQFDRTQIGLVLDSCWATPINQTDYSVHWDLISNECPNPNDGTVAVLQNGVSTTSYFSFRMFTFTGFSTKIYLHCQVHLCLLETGSCAQPCPGDLSRRRRAVDFYDSAAITMKF; encoded by the exons ATGGGGTGTTCACTTCTGCCATGTCTGGCTATCCTGCTCTTTATGA GTTTGGAGGCACCAGGATTTATTGCACATCCACTAATAG CTGAGGAGGGATCAGGAGAAACTGCATATATGCAACCAGTAATAACAG CTGAGGAGGGATCAGGAGTAACTACAG CTGAGGAGGGATCAGGAGAAACTACAG CTGAGGAGGGATCAGGAGAAACTACAG CACACTGTCAGAACCTCAACTGTGCTTCGGATGAAGTCTGTAGGCAGATAAATGGCGTTTATGGCTGTGCCTGTGGGTACATTACAACGCAAAGCCCGAATATTTATG ACGCCATTGAGACATGTTCAGGAAGTACTGGATCACTGTCTCTTTCTCGCTGTGAGCTCTTTGAAGACGGATATTCTGCAGATAATCTCCACATGAAAGACTCAAACTGCAAAGGGGAGCTCCAAGATAACAGGCTGGTGTTCAGCTTTGACAGTAATGTCAACATGTGTGGCACAACTCTGGAG aATAACGACACACACATTATCTTCAGTAACAATGTTGGGACGACTGAAGGGCTGGCTGTGATCAGTCGTGTTGGCGGCCTCAACATCAACTTTTCCTGTGTGTATCCACTCATCCAGAGCATCTCCATGCCCACGGACATCGAAGCCATAGGAGG TGTAATCAGCAAGTATCTGTCTACTGAGGGCTCATACCAGATCACCATGATCCCGTATACCGATGATACATTCCAGGTTCCACTCTTTGGCAATGTGACCCTAGAAGTGAACCATCAGATGTATATAGCTGTGCAAGTGGATCAGTTCGACAGAACTCAAATCGGGCTTGTGCTGGACAGCTGCTGGGCCACGCCCATCAACCAGACTGATTATTCCGTCCACTGGGACCTGATCAGTAACGA GTGTCCGAACCCCAATGATGGCACAGTGGCAGTGTTGCAGAACGGTGTCTCCACGACCAGCTACTTCTCCTTCAGGATGTTCACATTCACTGGCTTCTCCACCAAGATCTACCTGCACTGCCAGGTCCATCTCTGTCTGCTAGAGACAGGCAGCTGTGCACAG CCATGCCCTGGAGATCTTTCCAGAAGACGCCGAGCTGTAGATTTCTATGATTCAGCTGCCATTACCATGAAAttctga
- the LOC128616685 gene encoding pancreatic secretory granule membrane major glycoprotein GP2-like isoform X40 encodes MGCSLLPCLAILLFMSLEAPGFIAHPLIAEEGSGETAYMQPVITAEEGSGETTAEEGSGETTAEEGSGETTAHCQNLNCASDEVCRQINGVYGCACGYITTQSPNIYDAIETCSGSTGSLSLSRCELFEDGYSADNLHMKDSNCKGELQDNRLVFSFDSNVNMCGTTLENNDTHIIFSNNVGTTEGLAVISRVGGLNINFSCVYPLIQSISMPTDIEAIGGVISKYLSTEGSYQITMIPYTDDTFQVPLFGNVTLEVNHQMYIAVQVDQFDRTQIGLVLDSCWATPINQTDYSVHWDLISNECPNPNDGTVAVLQNGVSTTSYFSFRMFTFTGFSTKIYLHCQVHLCLLETGSCAQPCPGDLSRRRRAVDFYDSAAITMKF; translated from the exons ATGGGGTGTTCACTTCTGCCATGTCTGGCTATCCTGCTCTTTATGA GTTTGGAGGCACCAGGATTTATTGCACATCCACTAATAG CTGAGGAGGGATCAGGAGAAACTGCATATATGCAACCAGTAATAACAG CTGAGGAGGGATCAGGAGAAACTACAG CTGAGGAGGGATCAGGAGAAACTACAG CTGAGGAGGGATCAGGAGAAACTACAG CACACTGTCAGAACCTCAACTGTGCTTCGGATGAAGTCTGTAGGCAGATAAATGGCGTTTATGGCTGTGCCTGTGGGTACATTACAACGCAAAGCCCGAATATTTATG ACGCCATTGAGACATGTTCAGGAAGTACTGGATCACTGTCTCTTTCTCGCTGTGAGCTCTTTGAAGACGGATATTCTGCAGATAATCTCCACATGAAAGACTCAAACTGCAAAGGGGAGCTCCAAGATAACAGGCTGGTGTTCAGCTTTGACAGTAATGTCAACATGTGTGGCACAACTCTGGAG aATAACGACACACACATTATCTTCAGTAACAATGTTGGGACGACTGAAGGGCTGGCTGTGATCAGTCGTGTTGGCGGCCTCAACATCAACTTTTCCTGTGTGTATCCACTCATCCAGAGCATCTCCATGCCCACGGACATCGAAGCCATAGGAGG TGTAATCAGCAAGTATCTGTCTACTGAGGGCTCATACCAGATCACCATGATCCCGTATACCGATGATACATTCCAGGTTCCACTCTTTGGCAATGTGACCCTAGAAGTGAACCATCAGATGTATATAGCTGTGCAAGTGGATCAGTTCGACAGAACTCAAATCGGGCTTGTGCTGGACAGCTGCTGGGCCACGCCCATCAACCAGACTGATTATTCCGTCCACTGGGACCTGATCAGTAACGA GTGTCCGAACCCCAATGATGGCACAGTGGCAGTGTTGCAGAACGGTGTCTCCACGACCAGCTACTTCTCCTTCAGGATGTTCACATTCACTGGCTTCTCCACCAAGATCTACCTGCACTGCCAGGTCCATCTCTGTCTGCTAGAGACAGGCAGCTGTGCACAG CCATGCCCTGGAGATCTTTCCAGAAGACGCCGAGCTGTAGATTTCTATGATTCAGCTGCCATTACCATGAAAttctga